The genomic window GGTGAACCAGAGCCAGACGGCGAGTTGGATGACGAACCCGCGGTCGGTGTGGGAAGTGAAGACCGCCACGGTCGTCAGGGCCGCCCCGACCAGCGTGACGAACATGACCGGGTTCTTGATCATCAGCCGCGGGTCGAGCTTGCGGAACGCCCCGCCGACCGCGGGAGCGATGATGGATTTGTCGAACAGTGATGGTGTGGAGTGGGACATACGCTTGCCCCCAGTCTCCACGGATTCCCGGTTCCGGGTAATCAAAGGACCTGCGATAGGCGTAAAAAAAGCGTTAAAATCCGTCCGTCACGGGCCAGAATTCTCTAGAAAAGCCACCATCGAAACGCCGCGGCCAAAAGAATCCTGCCCGAAGGAAATTTCCGCCACGGGTTACAGTTGACTCCTAACTACTTTATCCATAGTTCCATCGAAACAAGCCAGCCAACAGGCAGGAGAACCCATATTCGTGAACGTCCCATTGCCGCGCCCCCCATTCCGCCGATTCGCGACAATGCCACTGATTTTGGCCGTTCTGGCTTTTTTCATACAATCCGGCGTCGGCGACGAATCCCCGCTCTTTCCCTGCCCGGATTGCACCAAGCAGGTTTCACGGCGTGCGGTATCATGTCCGGCATGCGGTTGCCCGGGTGCCGCCATTCTGGAAGCGATGCGTGCCGATGAAGAACAAAAGCGTCCGAAACATATCGCCGCGATCGATGCTGACGGGCGAAAAGGAACAGCGGTCCTGGTCAGGCAGGAAGGAATCACCTACCTGATCATGGATGCCTTTGTGCTGGCAAAGACCACGTGTCTCGCCATCAAGGAACTGGGAACCGACAAAAACATCGACTACAGCGAGCCCGAGCTGATGTCGGATTCCCCGTTGCTACGATTCAAAGTCGTCGGCGAACCCCATGCCAGCCCTCTTGAACTCTCTTCCCTATCAGATTCCGGCCCACCTTCCGGCTTCCTTTCCTCCAATGATTCACGGTTTGCTAAGGATGACCCGACCATTGAGATGATTGCCGCCCTGGGGACCCGCGGAGAGTTGCAGGCCATCCATGTCGGGGAGGCCTGGGTATCCACCCGGACCGACAAGGTATGGACCGCGGCGAAGCCTGCCGACCTCCGCGCCCAACTCGACCTTCTCGCCCGTTCCCGGGAATCGGTCAAGAAGGACAAGCTCTCCGACAAGGAAGCCGCCGACCTTCGCGAGACCCGGTGGTTGACCCCCTATCTCGAATCCCAATCCGCGGCACTTTTACAAGTCAAACAGCCCCCACCCCAACCATGAAATCGACATTCCGATTCCTCCGCCCCTTTGCAGGAATTCTGGCCGTTCAAACAGCCTTCGCCGCCATCCCGGAAGTGACCAACGTCACCGCGGTCCAGCGTGCCGACACCAAGTTCGTGGACATCACCTACAACGTCGCGGATGCCGATGGGGACAAACTCAAGGTCCGGGTGGAGATATCCGACAACGCAGGAACGGTCTATTCGGTCCCCGCGTTTTCATTCACCGGAGCCATCGGCGATGCCGTGACGCCCGGCAATGGCAAAACCATCACTTGGAACGCGGGAGAAGACTGGGATGGCGAATACTCGGAGCAGATGCGGGTGAAAGTGATCGCCACCGACACCAAGGGATTTCCCGGACTCGAATGGGGTAACGAAGTTCCGCCAGGTGGTTTCCTCATGGGACAGGACGGAGGAGCGGAAGGCAGCGGCCCTTCCCGACACGTCAACATCCCGTGGTCTTTGTGGATGTCGAAATACGAGATCACCAACGGCCAATACTGTGAATTCCTCAATATGGCACTTGCAGCAGGAAAGGTCACACGGGCAGGAACGACGACCTACGTAAGAGCTATCCCCATAGGAGGGTGGACCGAAGTTGGTTTGTCGACACTCATCCTGATCGGCGACACCAGAGACATTCGCTGGAACGTCAACAATTTCGAGGTGGTCGGAGGAAAGACAAATTTCCCGGTGTCGGTGACTTGGTATGGCGCCCTCGCGTTCGCCCTTCAATATGGCTATGACCTCCCGACAGATGCGGAGTGGGAAAAAGCGGCCCGCGGCCCCGATCACGATGACCAGGGCGAGCATTGGGCCTATCCTTGGGGAAATTCGATCTCTGGAGGATATGCCAATTATGCGAACAGCGGAGATCCTATGGCCGATGGCAGGACACCGGTAGGATACTACAACGGCAATCAGATCCCCTTCGGCCCCGACACCAAAAACGCGTTCGGCCTCTATGATTTGGCTGGAAATCTCTCCGAATGGACACGTACCGCTCCTACAGATTTGGAATTTTACAATCAGGTTGAATGGCTTGGCAGCTCAAACCATTCCCTGACAAACTCGAGTGGTAGGATTACGCGGGGCGGAAACTCCTCGAGCCAGTCGACCAATAACAATCTCAAGATCTACTATCGGGAACAAATGGACCGTAACGCCGCAGATTCGCTTATCGGGTTCCGGGTGGTTCGGCGCAGCAATCCCTGATGGTCCCCGTCTTGATTCACCATCCTCCCCTTGACCATGCGCCACGCCCCGGAAACCCGTTCATGTCCCTGTGACCTTGGGATCGCGGTGTGGTTTTTCGC from Luteolibacter yonseiensis includes these protein-coding regions:
- a CDS encoding formylglycine-generating enzyme family protein — encoded protein: MKSTFRFLRPFAGILAVQTAFAAIPEVTNVTAVQRADTKFVDITYNVADADGDKLKVRVEISDNAGTVYSVPAFSFTGAIGDAVTPGNGKTITWNAGEDWDGEYSEQMRVKVIATDTKGFPGLEWGNEVPPGGFLMGQDGGAEGSGPSRHVNIPWSLWMSKYEITNGQYCEFLNMALAAGKVTRAGTTTYVRAIPIGGWTEVGLSTLILIGDTRDIRWNVNNFEVVGGKTNFPVSVTWYGALAFALQYGYDLPTDAEWEKAARGPDHDDQGEHWAYPWGNSISGGYANYANSGDPMADGRTPVGYYNGNQIPFGPDTKNAFGLYDLAGNLSEWTRTAPTDLEFYNQVEWLGSSNHSLTNSSGRITRGGNSSSQSTNNNLKIYYREQMDRNAADSLIGFRVVRRSNP